The following proteins come from a genomic window of Terribacillus aidingensis:
- a CDS encoding MFS transporter — translation MNRSATNTQKRYYTFLLILAILFIAATLRSPLTSVGPLIPFFREELDVSNSMIGLVNTLPLLAFGVFSSLVPKISSKFGMELTLLAAMCMLTVGIFIRALSGLPLLLFGTILLGMAIAFGNVLMPGLIKSSFPYQIGLMTGIYSVSMNIFGALASGISVPIASIPSFGWRNAMQIWSVLSLIAIFILLLRLPAARSEKKVFVKVENKASRGIFKSKIAWAVTLFMGLQSFIPYSLFTWLPDILMTKGFDESEAGWLIAIYQLGLIPTTFIAPIIAGRMQSQRLIGCIAGLLFFFGLLGVTFISSHLIIAPLILTGVGAGTAFSLAMMFFVLRTNSIAESSQLSSMAQSVGYLVASMGPLLLGTIAEKTNGWMVPLIILMIAALCIAFLGTIAGRNQKIYFGAQSTGEK, via the coding sequence GTGAACAGATCTGCAACAAATACGCAAAAACGTTATTATACATTTTTATTGATTCTAGCAATTCTTTTCATTGCTGCTACATTACGTTCACCGCTCACTTCTGTCGGGCCGCTTATACCATTCTTCCGAGAAGAACTGGACGTATCCAACTCCATGATAGGTCTGGTGAATACATTGCCGCTGCTTGCTTTTGGTGTTTTTTCTTCGCTGGTGCCTAAAATATCAAGTAAGTTCGGTATGGAGCTAACGCTGTTAGCAGCGATGTGCATGCTGACTGTAGGTATTTTTATTCGGGCTTTGAGCGGTTTGCCGCTATTGCTATTCGGAACCATTTTACTTGGCATGGCGATCGCTTTTGGGAATGTGCTGATGCCGGGTTTGATCAAGTCTAGTTTCCCTTATCAAATCGGGCTCATGACCGGTATATATTCTGTTTCCATGAATATTTTCGGTGCGCTTGCTTCGGGTATTTCTGTTCCGATTGCCTCTATCCCAAGCTTTGGCTGGCGGAATGCAATGCAAATATGGAGTGTTCTCTCCTTAATAGCAATATTTATCTTATTGCTTCGACTGCCGGCAGCACGTTCGGAGAAAAAGGTATTTGTAAAAGTAGAGAACAAAGCCTCTCGGGGGATATTCAAATCTAAGATTGCGTGGGCCGTAACGCTATTTATGGGTTTGCAATCCTTCATACCGTATAGCTTGTTTACCTGGCTGCCGGATATATTAATGACCAAAGGATTCGATGAAAGTGAAGCAGGCTGGCTCATTGCCATTTATCAGCTAGGGCTGATTCCGACTACATTCATTGCACCTATCATTGCTGGAAGAATGCAAAGCCAGCGGCTAATAGGCTGTATTGCAGGTTTATTATTCTTCTTTGGCTTGTTAGGGGTTACGTTCATTTCGTCTCATCTTATCATCGCACCTCTTATATTAACGGGGGTTGGAGCAGGAACTGCATTCAGCTTAGCTATGATGTTCTTTGTTCTCAGAACCAATTCCATCGCAGAATCTTCCCAGCTATCAAGTATGGCTCAATCGGTCGGCTACTTGGTTGCCAGCATGGGGCCGCTTCTTCTTGGTACAATCGCTGAAAAGACAAATGGATGGATGGTACCGCTGATTATTCTTATGATCGCGGCCTTATGCATTGCCTTTTTAGGGACGATTGCGGGTAGAAATCAAAAAATCTACTTTGGTGCACAATCTACGGGTGAAAAATAA
- a CDS encoding tetratricopeptide repeat protein, translating into MSRNSTELIDIAARLENWSVSIRLDKKEAAASIHKELQNHIDEYNHDSRLSYFLLESRHYIIQNDLMKSIASLEQAKNLYEYFSDTHRYHLHLAEAMIFYEEEHYQEALDCFEKAEKYLHKLRDPVYVGEFHFRKAMAYFFLEIIALSVVHTEKAIQLFKPHQPFHFLLARSEVLQGLNFIELSNFDLAEEYLHNALTHARKTEEQALISYIHHNLGGLYARRNLPAAAIRYLEEAYNNKQQRTKLKVLFLLADCYWKTNQRSKAIKAYKEGFQASMEEDNMKMNWEFAMLHKKYEDRLNFESVWQEGIDYFQRINDNYNVRHYAKELADYYSSKKNYELANRYYALALQ; encoded by the coding sequence ATGAGTCGAAACAGTACTGAACTTATCGACATTGCAGCTCGCTTGGAAAACTGGTCTGTCAGCATTCGACTGGATAAGAAAGAAGCTGCTGCCAGTATCCATAAAGAACTGCAAAACCACATCGACGAATACAATCATGATTCGAGGCTTTCGTACTTCCTGCTGGAAAGCCGACATTACATCATTCAGAATGACTTGATGAAAAGTATTGCATCATTAGAACAAGCCAAAAATCTCTATGAATACTTCTCAGACACCCACCGCTATCACCTTCATTTAGCAGAAGCTATGATTTTTTATGAAGAAGAACATTATCAAGAAGCACTGGATTGTTTTGAAAAAGCCGAAAAATATCTACATAAGCTGCGTGACCCTGTATATGTTGGCGAGTTTCATTTTCGGAAGGCCATGGCTTATTTCTTCCTAGAGATCATTGCCCTATCAGTTGTACATACAGAAAAAGCCATTCAATTATTTAAACCGCATCAACCGTTTCATTTTTTACTTGCTCGTTCAGAAGTGCTGCAGGGGTTAAATTTTATAGAGCTCTCTAATTTTGATTTAGCAGAAGAATATCTTCATAACGCCCTAACACATGCTAGAAAAACAGAAGAACAAGCATTGATTTCCTACATTCATCACAATTTAGGCGGCCTTTATGCAAGACGAAACTTACCAGCTGCAGCAATTCGGTATTTGGAGGAAGCCTATAATAATAAACAACAGCGTACAAAGTTAAAAGTCTTATTTTTGTTAGCAGATTGCTATTGGAAGACGAATCAACGATCAAAGGCTATAAAAGCATATAAAGAAGGATTCCAAGCTAGCATGGAAGAAGACAACATGAAAATGAATTGGGAATTTGCCATGCTTCATAAGAAATATGAAGATAGATTAAATTTTGAAAGCGTATGGCAAGAAGGTATAGACTACTTCCAAAGAATCAACGATAATTACAATGTAAGACATTATGCAAAAGAGTTAGCAGACTACTATTCATCCAAGAAGAATTACGAACTTGCAAATCGGTACTATGCTCTTGCTCTACAATAA
- a CDS encoding rhodanese-like domain-containing protein, with product MNALEYFNARLEATISPMDYMRSNQANPEKYFLIDVRNGPEHLRNVTIQGTAVIPEQEIVNRINEIPKDKEIILFCWDVWCNTAAKAAKSLLEKGYNVKELTGGIAAWKEMNFPVTTAVQDNVADNCGC from the coding sequence ATGAATGCACTAGAATATTTCAATGCACGTCTGGAAGCTACAATAAGCCCAATGGATTACATGAGATCAAATCAAGCCAATCCGGAAAAATACTTTCTAATCGATGTACGGAATGGTCCAGAACATCTAAGGAATGTAACGATCCAGGGTACTGCTGTAATCCCTGAACAAGAAATAGTAAACCGTATAAATGAAATACCAAAAGATAAAGAAATCATACTTTTTTGCTGGGATGTATGGTGTAATACAGCGGCCAAAGCAGCAAAATCGCTACTTGAGAAAGGATATAATGTGAAGGAATTAACCGGAGGAATTGCTGCCTGGAAGGAAATGAACTTTCCCGTCACAACAGCGGTCCAAGATAATGTAGCTGATAATTGCGGATGTTAA
- a CDS encoding MarR family transcriptional regulator, translating to MNKWNQSYGFLLGKVLQQMENKFAEGLVPFHINARQYGVLLYVQENPYTAQKDISENLQIDRTTMVSHIDHLEGLGFVERTRNPNDRRSYSLLITEKGNEVLTSRWEFLTDIESEVLNPLNQQERQLLKDYLIKIWKSL from the coding sequence ATGAATAAATGGAATCAATCTTATGGCTTCTTACTTGGGAAGGTTTTGCAGCAAATGGAAAATAAATTTGCAGAAGGTCTTGTCCCCTTCCACATTAATGCCAGACAATATGGTGTTCTTTTATATGTGCAGGAAAACCCTTATACCGCGCAAAAAGATATTTCAGAAAATCTCCAAATCGATCGTACAACAATGGTTAGTCATATTGATCACTTGGAAGGGTTGGGATTCGTGGAACGGACAAGAAATCCGAATGATAGAAGATCCTATAGTCTTCTCATTACGGAAAAAGGCAACGAGGTTTTAACTTCGCGCTGGGAATTCCTGACTGATATAGAATCAGAAGTTTTAAACCCTTTAAACCAGCAGGAAAGACAATTATTGAAAGATTATCTCATTAAAATTTGGAAGTCATTATAA